The genome window TGCTGTCAACATTGATTCGCCACTTGGGTGTTGCAGCAACGCTCCCGCTGATGCGCGTGGACGCACGGCGCTCATAATCGACAAAGCGCTTTGAGAGCGAGTACGTCAGGTCCAAATTCAGCCGCCAGTTCGTGTCGAATTGCGGATAGCCTGTGTACGTCCGGTAGGCGGCGTACGGATCTACGCCTCGAAAGGAGCCGGTACCATTCGGTCCTCCTGATTGGTTCGGGCCCATCGACCGATTTCGACCCGGGGAGGCCCCATTGGGAGAGAGGCTCATGCTCATGCTGAGGCTCAGATCCGTAAATCGGAGTGGCTTCCACGGCGTATCGGCCGCCTCGTACCGATCGATGAGCTGATACCGCACGTCTTCTGATCCTGAGCCGGGGAGTCGCGTGAACTGGTACGGTGTCATCGTGACGCTCGACTGGATGTTAACCAGATCGGCAATCGTGGTCCTCGCATTGACGCGAACATCTGCAAGATTGAGGCTATCGGCGGCAAAGTTATACGAGGTTGACACATCCACATCCAGGAACTTGATGCGATTCTCCTGTTGTTCTCCGGTCGAGTCAACACGGACGCGCTTCGTTTCGAACTCGTTTCCCGCCCGAAAACTGATGGCTAACTGCTGGCTTCCCTGACCGACGAGCTGTCCCGTACGGATGTCATACAACTGATTCTCGCCTGTCCGGTCGTTCTTGACAGGTTGTCCGTCTAACCCTTTCAGCACGCGTGTCTGCCCCCAGAACGGGTTGTTGAAATTGGGTTGATAGTTGAGGCCGATGCTGGGCGACAGACGATGCAAGAGACCTTCGAAGCGGCCCGCTTTGAGGGGAAAGACGCCAAACACTTCTGTCGTCAGGTTGAGGCTCGTGCTGAACTCATTCTGACTGTAGAACCCTTGAACGTTCTGCGGAACGCTGACCGTGTCGATACTCGATTCATCGACATTGGGTGTAGACGGATCGTCTTCGGTTTCCTGCGTCTCGCGGACGAGGCGCTGTGTGTAGAGGTACCAGTTGGAATTGTAGCGTACGTTGGGCGTTACGTTGAGGTTGAACCGCGACACGCGATACGAGGCACTGACGGGGATGCTGTGCGACATTTCCGGATCGAGTGGCGTTTCGTTGTTGCCGGTCGCACGGCGGTACAGGTCCGGGTTGAACAGCGCGTCGTACCATTCTGCTTCGGCGGCGGTGGTGTCCCCTTCCGCCAGCAGATCTTCCTCGCGGCGCGGGTTGAACCGGTACTGGTTGTCAAACGACATGTCGTAACTGAGGGCGATCTTCTCGTACCACTGCGGTTCGTTCAGATTCTCCTCATTACGAAACGGCTTGAACTGACTCTGGGTGAAGTTGACCGTGGGAAGGCCGACAGTGGCGCTTCCGGTAGATAGTTGTTGGTTCTGCTGTGCGGAAATCGACAGGCTACGTCCCCCGTCTGGCCACTGCTTCCGGTATCGAATGGTCGAGCTAATTGTCTGGCGGACGGCGTCGTTTACGTTTCTCGCGTTGTCCTGGAGGTAATCACCAGACGTGACGAGGTTTACGTTTCCGTTTAACGAGGCTGTGGGGCTTAGTGTCTGCGAGTGCTGCCAGTTCAATCGGCCTTCTTGACGTCGGATCACGTCGGGGTCTTCCGATTCTCCGATGCGCTCGCGAAGGTATTCAAGGCTCAGGGTCCCGGAGTACCGGTATCGCTTCGTATAACGGAAGCGAGGCTGGATTTCGAAACTCCCCTGCGACCATAAACCGCCCCGCAAGGTCAGGTCGACGTAGTCGTTCATGGCGAAGTACCATCCCCAATTGCGCAGGTAGAGGCCGCGTTGATCCTGGCCGTACTCCGGAGGAAGCGGTCCGCTACGCCGCCCCTGCGTATTTGGAAGGAAGCCGAAGGGGAGCCAGAGCGGCGTTGGCACCTCAAAGAGGTACATTTGAATCGGCCCCGTATAGACCCACTTCCCCTTGATCTTCATGCGATCGGACCGAAGGGAATAAGAGGGCGTCTCGTCCGGTTCGCAGTCGCACGTGGTGTACGAGCCGTCCTCGATAAACAGCGTGCTGTCCTCGTACATTTTGACGGTCTGTCCGGTCACGAATCCGCTTTGCTGCTGCGCCTGTGTCTGGGCGCTCACGACGCGGCCACGACTTGTGGCCAGGTTGAAGGAGAGGCGCGAACCGGTAAAGGATTGTTCGGAGCCACGCTTGAACGATGGCGGCTCGAGCCGAAGACTGTCAGGTTGCTCTCGTTGCGGTTCGGGCCGGCCGATGACATTTCCGACACGCTGCTTGCGGCGAATCGTCTCGGGGGGGCGAGCCGGGGCCTCTACGCTATCAGGTGCAGCGCGCCGGCGACCGTAGGCGGTGACCTGGTCTTTGTCGAAGTTCATCTGCACGACGCGCGCGGTGAGCGTCGCGTCTTCGTACTTGATCTGCGAGTCGCCGAAGAGCGTGCCCGTATCGCCACTGTCCTCGTTGAAGGTGATGACGAGGGAGTCCCGGGACGTGAGCGTCACCGGCTTGTTTACGCCCTCGTTTCCGCCTGACGCGGACTCGCCCGTCTGCGGTCCATCGGGTCCAGTTCCGGGCGGCGTGCCCGCGAGAGTATCTGCATCCACGGAGTCTGTTCGAACCGTGTCTGCTTGGACGGTGTCGGCAGGCGGGGGCGTTGTGCGTGCCGTGTCTACCTCGGTTGTGTCCGATCGCAACGTATCGGCGGGCGCCTGATTCTGAGCC of Longibacter salinarum contains these proteins:
- a CDS encoding putative LPS assembly protein LptD, which encodes MLVRALLVSCALAACLCTPPVAQAQNQAPADTLRSDTTEVDTARTTPPPADTVQADTVRTDSVDADTLAGTPPGTGPDGPQTGESASGGNEGVNKPVTLTSRDSLVITFNEDSGDTGTLFGDSQIKYEDATLTARVVQMNFDKDQVTAYGRRRAAPDSVEAPARPPETIRRKQRVGNVIGRPEPQREQPDSLRLEPPSFKRGSEQSFTGSRLSFNLATSRGRVVSAQTQAQQQSGFVTGQTVKMYEDSTLFIEDGSYTTCDCEPDETPSYSLRSDRMKIKGKWVYTGPIQMYLFEVPTPLWLPFGFLPNTQGRRSGPLPPEYGQDQRGLYLRNWGWYFAMNDYVDLTLRGGLWSQGSFEIQPRFRYTKRYRYSGTLSLEYLRERIGESEDPDVIRRQEGRLNWQHSQTLSPTASLNGNVNLVTSGDYLQDNARNVNDAVRQTISSTIRYRKQWPDGGRSLSISAQQNQQLSTGSATVGLPTVNFTQSQFKPFRNEENLNEPQWYEKIALSYDMSFDNQYRFNPRREEDLLAEGDTTAAEAEWYDALFNPDLYRRATGNNETPLDPEMSHSIPVSASYRVSRFNLNVTPNVRYNSNWYLYTQRLVRETQETEDDPSTPNVDESSIDTVSVPQNVQGFYSQNEFSTSLNLTTEVFGVFPLKAGRFEGLLHRLSPSIGLNYQPNFNNPFWGQTRVLKGLDGQPVKNDRTGENQLYDIRTGQLVGQGSQQLAISFRAGNEFETKRVRVDSTGEQQENRIKFLDVDVSTSYNFAADSLNLADVRVNARTTIADLVNIQSSVTMTPYQFTRLPGSGSEDVRYQLIDRYEAADTPWKPLRFTDLSLSMSMSLSPNGASPGRNRSMGPNQSGGPNGTGSFRGVDPYAAYRTYTGYPQFDTNWRLNLDLTYSLSKRFVDYERRASTRISGSVAATPKWRINVDSNLDLVEMKLRQTNFSVSRDLGCWSLSFGWSPIGRRQYYSFSLAVNQGMLSNLLRLDIPRGGNSNVFRDIGSRVGQSAAGAAGGTGGF